The window GCCATCGCGTGGCCGCGGCCGTCGCTCGTCGTCGTCGCACTGCTGTTCGGCGTCTACCTCGTCGTCGCCGGCGCCCTGCGGGTCGTGGCGTCGGTGCGGGGGCACGGGACGCCGACGGTCTGGCGGTGGACGTCCGGCGTGGTGGGTGCGCTCGTCGCGGTCGCCGGTCTGGTGGCGCTGCTCGATCCGGCGATCCCCCTGGTCGTCTACGCCGTGCTCGCCGGGGTCGGCTTCGTCGTCGAGGGCATCGTCTCGATCGTCGGGGGCTTCGTCGGCCACCCGGGTTCGTCCCGCGTGCCGACCCTGGTGAGCGGAGTGCTCTCGATCCTCGGCGGTGTGGTCGTGCTCGTCTCGCCGGGCCTCGCGCTCACCGTGTTCATGGTCTTCGCGGGCATCGCCCTCATCGTCGTCGGCGCCGCGGCCCTGCTGCTGCTGCCACCACGCGCCGCCCTCCGCCGCTAGGCCGCACCCGTCCCGAACAGCAGTCCGAGCGCGTAGGTCACCACCGCGGCACCGAACCCGATCGCGAGCTGCCGGAACGCCCGCTTGCCCGGCGGCGCCCCGCTGAGGACCCCGACGACCGCTCCGGTACCGAGCAGCGCGAGCCCGACGAGCGTGCCGGCCACCGCGATCGCCGCCCACCCCTGCATGCCGAACAGGAACGGCAACACCGGGATGATCGCGCCCGAGGCGAAGAACAGGAAGCTCGACACCGCGGCGCTCAAGCCGTTCCCGACCGCCTCGTGGTCGTCGGCGACGGGCACCGGGCCGGTCGCCGGACGACGCTCGCCGAAGCCGGACAGCATGTGGGCGGCGTGCTCGGTCGCCTCGGCCTCGGACATGCCGCGGGCCCGGTACACCAGGGCCAGCTCGTTCGCGTCGACGTCGAGGTCCGCCACGGCACGTCCCGCCTCGGGGTGCGGTGCGGACGCCTCGAGCAGTTCACGCTGCGACCGGACCGAGACGTACTCCCCCGCGCCCATCGAGAGGGCGCCGGCGAGCAGGCCGGCGATGCCGCTCAGCAGGACGAAGTGCCGGTCCGCGCCCGAGGCGCTGATGCCGATGATGAGCGCCAGGTTCGACACGAGTCCGTCGTTGGCGCCGAAGACCGCCGCGCGGAACGTGCCGGACAGCCGCATGCGGCCGCGGTTCGCCAGCCCGCGGACGACCTCGCCGTGGATGCGCTCGTCGGCCGCCATGCTCGCGGTCGCATCGTCGTCGTCGGCGTACGGCGAGCGGTCCTCGGCGCGCTGCATCAACGCGAGGACGAAGACCGATCCGAACCGCTTGGCCAGCGTCGCGAGGACGCGGGTGCGCAGGCTGCCGCGCTGCGGACGCCCGACGTCGTCGCCGAGCAGGTCGAGCCAGTGCTGCTCGTGCCGTCCCTCGGCCTCGGCCAGCGCCGCGAGGATCTCGCGTTCCTCGCCGGACCGCCGCGCGGCGAGGTTGCGGTAGACCGCCGCCTCCGCACGCTCGTCGGCCAGGTAGCGGCGCCAGCGGCGGACGTCGGCGCGCGGCGCCGTGGATGCGGACGGGAGGCTCACAGCAGCCATCCTGCCGCCTCCGGCCGACAGGCGGTCACCACCACGGCCCGGGGGAACGCGGCAGGGCGCGGACCGGAGGCGACGCGTGTTCGTGCGCCGGGCCTCCCGTCCGCGCCCTGTCGGCGTCGGGATCCTGCGGATCAGTCCCGCACGTAGGCCGGAGCGGCCTCGGCGTGGGCGTCGCCCACCCGGTGCACGCGCAGGTCGTTCGTCGAGCCCTCGATCCCGGGAGGGGAACCGGCCGTCACGATGACGCGGTCGCCGGGGGCGGCCAGGCCGTTCTCGAGCAGGACGTCGTCCACCTGCGAGAAGAGCTCGTCGGTGTGGGTCTTGCGCTCGACGAGGAACGACCGGACACCCCACGTGAGCGCCATGCGGCGACGTGTGGCCTCGTTCGGCGTGAAGGCGATGATCGGCAGGGCGTGGCGCAGACGCGACATGCGTCGCGCGGAGTCGCCGGACTCGGTGAACACGCAGAGGTACGAGGCCTCGGTGAACTCCGCGATCTCGACCGCGGCGAGCGTGATCGCACCGCCGAGGGTGCGCGGCTTGGTGCCGAGCGGCGCGATGCGCTCGAGGCCGTGGTCCTCGGTCGACTCGACGATGCGGGCCATCGTGCGGACCGTCTGCACCGGGTACTCACCGACGCTCGTCTCACCCGAGAGCATGACGGCGTCCGCGCCGTCGAGCACGGCGTTCGCGACGTCGGAGGTCTCCGCGCGCGTCGGGATCGGCGACGAGATCATCGACTCGAGCATCTGCGTCGCGACGATGACCGGCTTCGCCATGCGGCGGGACAGCTCCACGGCGCGCTTCTGCACGATCGGGACGGCCTCGAGCGGCAGCTCGACGCCGAGGTCACCGCGGGCGACCATGATGCTGTCGAAGGCGTCGATGATCTCCTCGAGCGCGTCGACGGCCTGCGGCTTCTCGACCTTGGCGATGACGGGCAGGCGCTTGCCCTCCTCGTCCATGATCTCGTGGGCACGGTCGACGTCGGCGGCGTTGCGCACGAACGACAGCGCGATGAGGTCGGCGCCCTGACGGATCGCCCACCGGAGGTCGGCCTCGTCCTTCTCGCTCAGTGCGGGGACGTTGACGGCGACGCCGGGCAGGTTGATGCCCTTGTTGTTCGACACCGTGCCGCCGACGACGACCTCGGTGCGGACGCGGACGCCGTCGGTGTCGAGCACGCGCAGGCGGACGCGACCGTCGTCGATGAGCAGCGGGTCGCCGGGCTTGACGTCCTGGGGCAGGCCCTTGAACGTCGTGCCGCAGATCTCCTTGGAGCCGGGGACGTCCTCGGTCGTGATGGTGAACACGTCGCCGACCGCGAGGTCGTGCGGGCCGTCGGCGAACTTGGCAAGACGGATCTTCGGACCCTGCAGGTCGACGAGGATCGCGACGGGCTTGCCGAGTTCCTCGGCCGCGCGACGGACGTTCACGTAGTTGGCCTCGTGGACGCTGTAGTCACCGTGGCTGAGGTTGAGTCGGGCGACGTCGACGCCCGCTTCGATGATCTCCTTGACGGTCTCGTAGTCCGACGTTGCCGGTCCGAGCGTCGAAACGATCTTTGCGCGTCTCAATGGATTCCTTCGTGGTGGTGGATGGTGCTTGGGTTTCCGCGCTGTGGGGCCGCGCGGAACGAAGCGAGGCCACCAGCACCTTATCGAGTGCGGGTGGCCCCTCGGTCACGAGATCGAGATCGCGCGGTCCGTCGCCTTCACCGGCGCGGGCAGGATCGTCGAGCCCTCGAGGTACTCGTCCACCTTCGCCGCCGCGGCTCGCCCCTCGGCGATCGCCCAGACGATCAGGGACTGCCCGCGACCGGCGTCGCCGGCGACGAACACGCCCGCCTCGTTCGTCGTGTAGTCGGCACGGCGGTCGAGCGCACCGGACACCGTGGTCGGCAGCCCGAGCTGCGGCTCGATCGTGTCCGCCTCGGGGCCGGTGAAGCCCATCGCGACGAGGACGAGGTCTGCGGGGATCTCGCGCTCGGAGCCGGCCTTCGGCACGCGACGGCCGTCGAGGTACTCGGTCTCGGCGACACGGAGGGCACGGACCTCGCCGGCCTCGTTCGCCAGGAACTCGACGGTCGAGGCGAGGAAGTGCCGCTCGCCGCCCTCTTCGTGGGCGCTCGTGACCTCGAACACGGTCGGGAACATCGGCCACGGCTGCTCGGACGGACGCTCCAGCGGCGGCTGCTTGCCGATCGCCAGGTTCGTCACGCTCAGCGCTCCCTGTCGGTGTGCGGTACCGATGCAGTCCGCCCCGGTGTCACCGCCGCCGATGACGACGACGTGCTTGCCCTCGGCGGTCAGCTGGTTGTCGACCCGGGTGCCGGCGTTCGCCTTGTTCTGCTGGACGAGGTAGTCCATCGCGAAGTGCACGCCCTCGAGGTCGCGCCCCGGGATGGGCAGGTCACGCGGCACCGTGGCGCCGGTGGCGACCACGACCGCGTCGTAGCGCGACTTCAGGTCGTCCCAGGTGATGTCGCGGCCGATCTCGACGCCCGCACGGAAGCGGGTGCCCTCGGCCTGCATCTGGGAGAGGCGCGCGTCGATCTGGCGCTTCTCCATCTTGAAGTCGGGGATCCCGTAGCGGAGCAGCCCGCCGATGCGGTCGTCGCGCTCGTAGACGGCGACGGTGTGCCCGGCGCGCGTGAGCTGCTGCGCGGCGGCGAGCCCGGCGGGGCCGGACCCCACGACGGCGACGGTCTTGCCCGTCAGACGCTCCGGCGGGTGGGGGGTGACCCAACCGTTCTGGAACGCGTCGTCGATGATCGAGACCTCGACCTGCTTGATCGTCACCGGCGGCTGGTTGATGCCGAGCACGCACGAGGACTCGCACGGGGCGGGGCACAGCCGGCCCGTGAACTCCGGGAAGTTGTTCGTCGCGTGCAGCCGCTCGATGGCCTGCCGGCCCTCACCGCGCCAGGTGAGGTCGTTCCACTCCGGGATCAGGTTGCCGAGCGGGCAGCCCTGGTGGCAGAACGGCACGCCACAGTCCATGCAGCGGCCGGCCTGGCGCTTGAGGGCGCCGGACTCCTGCTGCTCGTAGACCTCTTTCCAGTCCATGAGCCGGACGGGCACGGGTCGCCGTGCCGGGAGCTCGCGTTCCTGGACCTTGAGGAATCCCTTGGGGTCAGCCACCGGTCACCTCCGAGGTCGTGTTGGGCGCTGCCTGTTCCGGACGTGCGTGACGCTCAGCCACCGGTCACCTCCATGATTCGGTTCCACACGATGTCGCCGTCGGGGTCGAGCCCCTCGTCGACGGCGCGTTGGCGGGTCTCGAGCACCGCTGCGTAGTCCCGCGGCAGCACCTTGACGAAGTCGCTCAGGTCGCCGGACTCGAGCAGGTCGGATGCCAGCGTCGAACCGGTCTCCTCGGCGTGCCGGGTGAGCAGGTCGGTGACGATCTCGACGTCGGCGCTGTCCAGTGCCTCGAGTCGCAGCTCCCCGGTCGCGAGCGCGTCGGTGTTGACGTGCTCCTCGCGCAGACCGCGGACGTACGCGGTGCCGCCGGACATGCCGGCGCCGAGGTTGCGGCCGGTCTCGCCCAGGATGAGCGCGAGGCCGCCGGTCATGTACTCGAGCGCGTGGTCGCCGACACCCTCGACCACCGCGGTCGCGCCCGAGTTGCGCACCAGGAACCGCTCGCCCACGATGCCGCGGATGAACATGCTGCCCTGGGTCGCGCCGTAGCCGATCACGTTGCCGGCGATGACGTTCTGCGCCGGGTCGAAGCCGGAGCCGGCGTCGGGGCGCACGATGATCTCGCCGCCGGACAGGCCCTTGCCGACGTAGTCGTTGCTGTCACCGACGAGTCGCAGCGTGATGCCGGCCGGCATGAACGCGCCGAGCGACTGTCCGGCTGAACCGCGCAGCGTGACGTCGATCGAGCCGCTGGGCAGCCCGTGCTCGCCGTACCGCTTCGTGACCTCGTGGCCGAGCATCGTGCCGACCGCGCGTTCGGTGTTGCGGATGGGCAGGTCGAGGGCGATCGAGCCGCCGTGGTCGAGCACGTCGGCGGTCTGCTGGATCAGGCTCACGTCGAAGTGCTGCTCGAGCTCGTGGTCCTGCTCGCGCTGGTGGCGACGCGGCTCGGTGGCCTCGAAGTGCGGGCCCGCGAGCACCGGGGCGAGGTCCAGCCCGGACGCCTTCCAGTGCTCGAGGGCACGGTCGACGTCGAGCGCGTCGGACTGGCCGATCGCCTCGTCGAGCGTGCGGAACCCGAGCTCGGCGAGGAGCTCCCGCACTTCCTGCGCGATGAACTCGAAGAAGTTCACGACGAACTCGGGCTTGCCGGAGAAACGCTTGCGGAGCTCGGGGTTCTGCGTCGCGACGCCCACCGGGCAGGTGTCGAGGTGGCAGACCCGCATCAGGATGCAGCCCTCGACGACGAGCGGGGCCGTGGCGAAGCCGTACTCCTCGGCGCCGAGGAGCGCCGCCACGACGACGTCGCGCCCGGTCTTCATCTGACCGTCGACCTGCACGACGACGCGGTCGCGCATCCCGTTGAGCATGAGCGTCTGCTGCGTCTCGGCGAGACCGATCTCCCACGGGGTACCGGCGTGCTTGAGCGAGTTGAGCGGGGACGCGCCCGTGCCACCGTCGTGGCCGGACACGAGCACGACGTCGGCCAGGGCCTTCGTCACGCCGGCCGCGACCGCACCGATGCCGGACTGGCTCACGAGCTTGACGTGCACGCGGGCGGCCGGGTTGGCGCGCTTCACGTCGAAGATCAGCTGCTTGAGGTCCTCGATCGAGTAGATGTCGTGGTGCGGCGGCGGCGAAATGAGGCCGACGCCGGCCGTGGCGTGCCGGGTACGGGCGACCCACGGGTACACCTTCTGCGGGGGCAGCTGGCCGCCCTCGCCCGGCTTCGCACCCTGCGCCATCTTCAGCTGGATGTCGGTGGCGTGGGTGAGGTACATGCTCGTCACGCCGAACCGTCCGGAGGCGACCTGCTTGATCGCGCTGCGGCGCTCGGGGTCGAGCAGCCGGTCGACGTCCTCGCCGCCCTCGCCCGTGTTCGAGCGACCACCGAGACGGTTCATCGCGATGGCGAGGGTCTCGTGGGCTTCCTTCGAGATGGAGCCGTACGACATCGCGCCGGTGTTGAAGCGCTTGACGATGGACTCGATCGACTCGACCTCGTCGAGCGCGACGGGCTTGCGGAGCCCGTGCTTGAACCGGAACAGCCCACGGAGCGTCATGAGCTCCTCGGACTGGTCGTCCACGGCGCTCGAGTACTCGCGGAAGATGTCGTAGCGGCGCGCACGGGTGGCGTGCTGCAGCCGGAAGACGGTGTCCGGGTTGAACAGGTGCGGGGGTCCCTCGCGACGCCACTGGTACTCGCCGCCGGTCTGCAGCCGCTCGTGCGAGAGCACCGCGCCGTCCTGCGGGTACGCCTGGGCGTGCCGCTCGGCGTTCTCCTTCGCGATGACGTCGATGTCGACGCCGCCGAGGATCGACGACGTGCCGGTGAAGTACTTGTCGACGAACTCCTGGCTGAGCCCGACTGCTTCGAACGCCTGCGCACCGGCGTAGCTCGACACGGTCGAGATGCCCATCTTCGACATGATCTTGAGGACGCCCTTGCCGAGCGCCTTGATCACGTTCTTGACGGCCTGCTCCGGGGTGATCCCGGTGATCATGCCGGCCCGGACCAGGTTCTCGCAGGTCTCCATCGCGAGGTACGGGTTGATGGCAGAGGCGCCGTACCCGATGAGCGTGGCCACGTGGTGGACCTCGCGCACGTCGCCGGCCTCGACGATCAGACCGACCTTCATGCGCTGCTCGGTGCGGATCAGGTGGTGGTGGACGGCCGCGAGGAGCAACAGGCTCGGCACGGGTGCCTGCTCGGCGTTGCCGTCGCGGTCGGACAGCACGATGAACTGCTTGCCCGACTCGATCGCGGCGTCGACCTCGTCGCACACCGCGGCGATGCGCTTCTGCATCGCCTTCTTGCCGGCGTCGACGCGGTACAGGCCCTTGATCGTGACGGTCAGGTGCCGACCCGACTCGGTCTCGAAGTGCTGCACCTTGGCGAGCTGGTCGTTGTCGATCACCGGGAAGTCGAGCGTGATCTGCTTCGCGTGCTCGGGCCCGGCCGACAGGAGGTTGCGCTCCGGACCCAGGCCCATGCCCATCGAGGTGATGACCTGCTCGCGGATCGAGTCGAGCGGCGGGTTCGTCACCTGCGCGAACTGCTGCGTGAAGTAGTCGAACAGCAGCCGCGGCCGCTGGGAGAGCACGGCGATCGGGGTGTCGGAGCCCATCGCGCCGAGCGGTTCCGCGCCGGCCTGCGCCATCGGGCGGAGCAGGATGCGGACCTCTTCTTCGGTGTACCCGAACGCACGCTGCCGACGGGTGACCGATGCCGGGGTGTGCACGATGTGCTCACGGTCGGGCAGGTCGTTCAGGTTGATGCGGCCCTCGTCGAGCCACTCGCCCCACGGCCCGGACGACGCCAGACCCTGCTTGACCTCGTCGTCCTCGATGATGCGGCCGGCCTCGGTGTCCACCAGGAACATCCGGCCGGGGCGCAGACGCCCCTTGCGGACGACCTTCGCGGCGGGCACGTCGATGACACCGGTCTCGGACCCCATGACGATGAGGCCGTCGTCGGTGACGAGGAAGCGTCCGGGGCGCAGCCCGTTGCGATCGAGCGTCGCGCCGACGAGCGAACCGTCGGTGAACGTGATGGCGGCCGGACCGTCCCACGGCTCCATGAGCATCGAGTGGTACTCGTAGAACGCGCGGAGCTGCGGGTCCATCCCGACCTGGTTCTCCCAGGCCTCCGGCACCATCATCGACACCGCGTGCGGCAACGTCCGGCCGGTCAGGGTGAGGAGCTCGAGGACCTCGTCGAACGACGCCGAGTCGCTCGCACCGGGGCTCACGATCGGCAGCAGCGGAGCCATGTCGCCGAGCAGTTCGCTCTCGAGCTGGGACTGCCGTGCGCGCATCCAGTTGCGGTTCCCGCGCACCGTGTTGATCTCGCCGTTGTGCGCGATCGTCCGGAACGGCTGGGCGAGAGGCCACGACGGGAAGGTGTTGGTGGAGTAGCGCGAGTGCACGATCGCGAGCTTCGACGCGAAGCGATCGTCACTGAGGTCCGGGTAGAACGGCTCGAGCTGCAGCGTCGTGACCATGCCCTTGTAGACCATGGTGCGGCTCGACAGCGACATGAAGTACAGGTCGTTCGCGTGCTCGGCGCGCTTGCGGAGACGGAAGGTCTGGCGGTCCAGGGCGATGCCGCTCCACGACGCGCCGTGCACGTCGTGCCGCACCGAGGCGACGAACAGCTGCTCGAACGCGGGCATGGCGGCACGGGCCAGGGTGCCGAGCACGTCGGGGCGCACCGGGACCTCGCGCCAGCCGAGGACCTTCAGGCCCTCTTCGCGGGCGAGCCGCTCGACGGCGCCCTTCGCCGCGTGCCGGTCGCCCTCGTCCTTCGGCAGGTAGGCGGTGCCGACCGCGTACTCCCCCGCCGCCGGCAGGTCGAACGGCACCACGGCGCGCAGGAACTCGTCCGGCACCTGGCACAGGATTCCTGCGCCGTCGCCGGTGCCCGCGTCCGAGCCGACGGCACCGCGGTGCTCGAGGTTGCGGAGGGCGCCGAGCGCGGCGTCGACGATGTCGTGGCCGGGCGTCCCGCGCAGTGTCGCGACCATCGCGAGACCGCAGGCGTCCTTCTCGTTCGCCGGGTCGTACATGCCGGTGGCGTCGGGGATCGCCGAGAACCGACGGTGCGCCGGCACGAGGTTCTTCGGTGCCGAGGGCTGGAGTGGCTGGAGCGCCATGGGGGAACCGTCCTCACGAGGAAGTGGAACAGGGACAGCGGTGGCCCGGTGGTGCGTTCCGCCCGGACGGGGCGGGACTGGTGCCCGTGCCCCGCTTGTGGCGGGGAGGGTGCTCCTAGGCGCGATCAGTGGGAGTCGTGACCGCTCCGGAGCCCTGGACCACGAGGTCGTCGTCGTCGCCCTCGTGCTCCGAGAAGGTGTCGTCGGAGTCTACATCGGACTTCGGACGCGGCTCGCGACCGGGCAGGTACGGGCTCGGCTCCTTGCCGGTGTGCCGACGGGACTGCACGATGAAGACGACGATGCCGAGCAGGATGGCGGCGAACGACATCCAGACGTTCGTGCGGATGCCCGCGAACGTCTCGCTGGTGTCGACGCGGATCGACTCGAGGAACGACCGGCCGACCCCGTACCAGATCAGGTACAGGGCGAGGACCTTGCCCCACTGCAGCGTGAACTTGCGGTCGAGCAGCAGGATGACGACGACGCCCAGGACGTTCCAGATGATCTCGTACAGGAACGTCGGGTGGAACAGCGTGCCCTCGGGCAGGCCCTTCGGGAACGCGGCGTTGGTCGACTCGATCTGCAGGCCCCAGGGCAGGCTGGTCGGCATGCCGAAGAGCTCGTGGTTGAAGTAGTTGCCGAGCCGGCCGAACGCCTGCGCCAGCAGCACCCCGGGCACGACCGCGTCGATGAAGGACGTGAAGCGCAGACCGACCTGTCGGCAGCCGATCCACGCACCGACGGACCCGAGGATCAGGGCACCGAAGATGGCGAGCCCGCCCTCCCAGATGTACAGGAAGGACAGCGGGTCGATGCCGGGGCCGAAGTAGTCGGACACGTGGGTGAACACGTGGAAGAGCCGACCACCGATGATCCCGGCGGGCACCGCCCAGATCGCGATGTCGATGATGATCCAGCGCTCCACCCCGCGTGCGTTGAGGCGGCGGTTGGCGAGCAGCACCGCAGCGACGATCCCGAGCAGGATGCAGATCGCGTAGGCGTGGATGCGGAAGTCGAGCGGCAGCGACCAACCGAACGCGTCGCGCAGCCAGGCGGTCAGGTCGAAGTACTGCCAGGCGGTGCTCGGGCTCGGGATGCTCAGGAGGGGCATGGAGGAACGGTCGCCTTTCGGAACTGACGGGGCGCGGTGTCGACGTGTCGTCGGCCCCGCTCACTGTAGCGCGGGTCGTGGGCCCGCCAGGAACTGGACTAGGAGCGGCGGGCGCCGGTGGTGAGGTCGGCGGCACGGTCGGCGACCCCCTGCACGCCGAGGTCGGCCAGGGCCCGGACGAACGCCGAGCCGACGATCGCACCGTCCGCGTACTCAAGCACCTCGGCGACCTGTTCGGCGGTCGAGATGCCGAGCCCGACGCAGGTGCGTGCGACGCCGGCGTCGCGGAGTCGGGAGACCACGGTGCGCGCAGCGACGTCGACGCCGGCACGCGCTCCGGTGACGCCCATCGTCGACACGGCGTAGACGAAGCCGCGGCTCGCCGCCACCGCCTGCTGCATCCGGGCGTCGGAGGAGGACGGTGCCGCGAGGAACACACGGTCGAGTCCGGTCCGCTCCGACGACGACATCCACTCCGTGGCCTCGTCGGGGATCAGGTCGGGCGTGATGAGGCCGGCGGCACCCGCGGCGACGAGGTCGTCGGCGAACCGGTCCACGCCGTAGCGGAGCACCGGGTTCCAGTACGTCATCACGAGCACCGGCACGTCCGCGCGCTCGGTGATCTGGTGCACGGCGTCGAAGACCTGCGCGACCCGGAAGCCGTTCGCCAGGCTCTCCTCCGCCGCACGCTGGATGACGGGGCCGTCCATGACGGGGTCGGAGTACGGCAGGCCGAGCTCGATGACGTCCACGCCGTTCTCGGCGAGGGCGACGGCGGCGTCGACACTGGTCTGCACGTCGGGGTAGCCGGCAGGCAGGTAGCCGACGACGGCGCCGGCACGCTCGGCGTTGGCGGTGTCGATCGTCGTGGCGACGGTCTGGTTCGTGGTCACAGCTGCACCGCGTTCTCGTCGAGGATGCCGAAGTAGCGGCTGGCGGACGCGACGTCCTTGTCACCACGGCCGGACAGGTTCACGAGCACGACGCCCTCGGGGCCGAGCTCCTTGCCGAGCTTGATCGCACCCGCCAGGGCGTGCGACGACTCGATCGCGGGGATGATGCCCTCGGTCTGGCTGAGCAGACGGAACGCCTCCATCGCCTCGGTGTCGGTGATCGGCGCGTACTTCGCACGACCGATCGACGCCAGGTAGGCGTGCTCCGGCCCGACGCTCGGGTAGTCGAGCCCGGCGGAGATGCTGTGGCTCTCGATGGTCTGGCCGTCCTCGTCCTGCATGAGGTACGACTTCGCACCCTGCAGGACGCCTTCGCGTCCGAGGGTGATGCTCGCGGCGTGCCGACCGGTCTCGACGCCGTCGCCGCCGGCCTCGAAGCCGTGCAGTGCGACGGACTCGTCGTCGAGGAACGCCTCGAAGATGCCCATCGCGTTCGAGCCGCCACCGACGCACGCGGCGACGGCGTCCGGCAGACGGCCGACGCGGTCGAGGACCTGCTGGCGGGCTTCTTCGCCGATGACCTTGTGGAACTCGCGCACCATCTCCGGGAACGGGTGCGGGCCGGCGACCGTGCCGAGCAGGTAGTGGGTCGAGTCGACGTTCGCCACCCAGTCGCGGAGTGCCTCGTTGATGGCGTCCTTGAGGGTGCGCGATCCGGTCTCGACCGGGATCACCTCGGCACCGAGCAACCGCATCCTGGCGACGTTGAGCGCCTGACGCTCGGTGTCCACGGCGCCCATGTACACGACGCAGTCCATGCCGAACAGCGCCGCGGCGGTCGCGGTGGCCACGCCGTGCTGGCCGGCACCGGTCTCCGCGATGAGGCGGGTCTTGCCGAGCCGTCGGGCCACGAGCGCCTGGCCGAGCACGTTGTTGATCTTGTGCGAACCGGTGTGGTTGAGGTCCTCGCGCTTGAGGATCACCCGGGCACCGCCGGCGTGCTTCGCGAACCGCGGCACCTCGGTGATGATCGACGGACGCCCGGTGTAGTCGCGCTGGAGCTCGTCGAGTTCCGCACGGAACGCCGGGTCGGCCCAGGCCGCGCGGAAGGCTGCCTCGAGCTCGTCGAGCGCGAGGACGAGCGACTCGGGGACGAAGCGTCCCCCGAAGTCACCGAAGTAGGGGCCGTGCAGGTCGCGGAGTGAGGTCACGATGGGTCTTCCCGGGACGAGTCCGACGCACCGGGCTGGGCCGGCGGTCGGACGGGTGGAACGTTCAGCCGCGGTCGGCGGCCTCGATGAACGACGCGAGGGTGGTGGCGGGGTCGGCACCGGTGACGAGCGCTTCCCCGACCAGGACGACGTCGGCACCCGCGGCGCGGTAGTGGGCGACGTCGTCGGGACCCGCCACGGCGGACTCCGCGACACGCACGACCCCGTCGGGGATGCGGTCGGCGAGGGACCCGAACAGGTCGCGGTCGAGCGAGAAGTCGGTGAGGTCGCGCGCGTTGACGCCGAGGATCCGCGCGCCGGCGTCGAGGCCACGGGAGACCTCGTCGGCGGAGTGCGCCTCGACGAGCACACGCATGCCGAGCTCTTCGGCCAGCGTGTGGAGCTCGACCAGCTGCTGCTGCTCGAGTGCCGCCACGATGAGCAGCACCACGTCGGCGCCGGCAGCCCGTGCCTCGACGACCTGGTACGGGTCGGCGATGAAGTCCTTGCGCAGGACGGGGACGCCGACACGGGCCTTGACGGCTTCGAGGTCGGCGAGGCTGCCGAGGAACTTGCGCCCCTCGGTCAGGACGCTGATCGTCGACGCGCCACCGCGTTCGTAGTCGGCAGCGAGTGCGGCCGGGTCCTCGATGGGGGCCATCGAGCCGCGCGACGGACTGGCGCGTTTGACCTCGGCGAGGATCTTCACCCGGTCGCCCGGGGCGAGGAACGCGAGGGCGTCGAGCGACGACGCCACCCGGTCGAGGTCGCGTTCGACGTCCGAGTAGGGACGGTCGACACGACGGGCGGCGGCGTCCTCGAGCGCGCCCGCGACGAGGGTCTCGAGCACGTTCGGCATGCGAGTCCTACTCGGCGTGGTGCTTGGCGACGTACTTCGGACCGTTGACGCCGTAGCCCGCCTTCGCCATGACCGCGCCGATGACCAGCCCGATGACGACGACCGCAGCAGAGGCCCAGACGCCCCACGCCTGGTCGAACCAGAAGAACAGCGTGCCTGCCGCGAATCCGATCAGCATGATCACGACGGCGGTCCAGGCGGCCGGCGAGTGGCCTTCGCCGAGTTCTGCGGGCTCAGTGTTGCTCACGGTGCTCCTCGTTCTGCTCCGGCGTCGTCGGTCGACCGACGCCCATCCGATCCTACCGTGCCGGCGGTCGGGTCGACCCCAGCACTGAGGTCGTCCCAGTCCACGACGGCGTCACGCTCGACCGGTGCCTTCGCGCGGGCGTCGGCCGCAGCGCCGGCCGTGGCCGCGCCGTACTTCCGGCTCGGGCCTGGCCAGGCGCGCTGCACCACGATGACG of the Curtobacterium sp. TC1 genome contains:
- the lgt gene encoding prolipoprotein diacylglyceryl transferase; its protein translation is MPLLSIPSPSTAWQYFDLTAWLRDAFGWSLPLDFRIHAYAICILLGIVAAVLLANRRLNARGVERWIIIDIAIWAVPAGIIGGRLFHVFTHVSDYFGPGIDPLSFLYIWEGGLAIFGALILGSVGAWIGCRQVGLRFTSFIDAVVPGVLLAQAFGRLGNYFNHELFGMPTSLPWGLQIESTNAAFPKGLPEGTLFHPTFLYEIIWNVLGVVVILLLDRKFTLQWGKVLALYLIWYGVGRSFLESIRVDTSETFAGIRTNVWMSFAAILLGIVVFIVQSRRHTGKEPSPYLPGREPRPKSDVDSDDTFSEHEGDDDDLVVQGSGAVTTPTDRA
- the gltB gene encoding glutamate synthase large subunit, coding for MYDPANEKDACGLAMVATLRGTPGHDIVDAALGALRNLEHRGAVGSDAGTGDGAGILCQVPDEFLRAVVPFDLPAAGEYAVGTAYLPKDEGDRHAAKGAVERLAREEGLKVLGWREVPVRPDVLGTLARAAMPAFEQLFVASVRHDVHGASWSGIALDRQTFRLRKRAEHANDLYFMSLSSRTMVYKGMVTTLQLEPFYPDLSDDRFASKLAIVHSRYSTNTFPSWPLAQPFRTIAHNGEINTVRGNRNWMRARQSQLESELLGDMAPLLPIVSPGASDSASFDEVLELLTLTGRTLPHAVSMMVPEAWENQVGMDPQLRAFYEYHSMLMEPWDGPAAITFTDGSLVGATLDRNGLRPGRFLVTDDGLIVMGSETGVIDVPAAKVVRKGRLRPGRMFLVDTEAGRIIEDDEVKQGLASSGPWGEWLDEGRINLNDLPDREHIVHTPASVTRRQRAFGYTEEEVRILLRPMAQAGAEPLGAMGSDTPIAVLSQRPRLLFDYFTQQFAQVTNPPLDSIREQVITSMGMGLGPERNLLSAGPEHAKQITLDFPVIDNDQLAKVQHFETESGRHLTVTIKGLYRVDAGKKAMQKRIAAVCDEVDAAIESGKQFIVLSDRDGNAEQAPVPSLLLLAAVHHHLIRTEQRMKVGLIVEAGDVREVHHVATLIGYGASAINPYLAMETCENLVRAGMITGITPEQAVKNVIKALGKGVLKIMSKMGISTVSSYAGAQAFEAVGLSQEFVDKYFTGTSSILGGVDIDVIAKENAERHAQAYPQDGAVLSHERLQTGGEYQWRREGPPHLFNPDTVFRLQHATRARRYDIFREYSSAVDDQSEELMTLRGLFRFKHGLRKPVALDEVESIESIVKRFNTGAMSYGSISKEAHETLAIAMNRLGGRSNTGEGGEDVDRLLDPERRSAIKQVASGRFGVTSMYLTHATDIQLKMAQGAKPGEGGQLPPQKVYPWVARTRHATAGVGLISPPPHHDIYSIEDLKQLIFDVKRANPAARVHVKLVSQSGIGAVAAGVTKALADVVLVSGHDGGTGASPLNSLKHAGTPWEIGLAETQQTLMLNGMRDRVVVQVDGQMKTGRDVVVAALLGAEEYGFATAPLVVEGCILMRVCHLDTCPVGVATQNPELRKRFSGKPEFVVNFFEFIAQEVRELLAELGFRTLDEAIGQSDALDVDRALEHWKASGLDLAPVLAGPHFEATEPRRHQREQDHELEQHFDVSLIQQTADVLDHGGSIALDLPIRNTERAVGTMLGHEVTKRYGEHGLPSGSIDVTLRGSAGQSLGAFMPAGITLRLVGDSNDYVGKGLSGGEIIVRPDAGSGFDPAQNVIAGNVIGYGATQGSMFIRGIVGERFLVRNSGATAVVEGVGDHALEYMTGGLALILGETGRNLGAGMSGGTAYVRGLREEHVNTDALATGELRLEALDSADVEIVTDLLTRHAEETGSTLASDLLESGDLSDFVKVLPRDYAAVLETRQRAVDEGLDPDGDIVWNRIMEVTGG
- the trpA gene encoding tryptophan synthase subunit alpha, which produces MTTNQTVATTIDTANAERAGAVVGYLPAGYPDVQTSVDAAVALAENGVDVIELGLPYSDPVMDGPVIQRAAEESLANGFRVAQVFDAVHQITERADVPVLVMTYWNPVLRYGVDRFADDLVAAGAAGLITPDLIPDEATEWMSSSERTGLDRVFLAAPSSSDARMQQAVAASRGFVYAVSTMGVTGARAGVDVAARTVVSRLRDAGVARTCVGLGISTAEQVAEVLEYADGAIVGSAFVRALADLGVQGVADRAADLTTGARRS